Within Caproicibacterium argilliputei, the genomic segment GTACCGGATGTTTTGGCTTCTGTTTTTCAGCAGATTCGCGGGAAAGCTTGTCGTCAATGTACTCTCGGGTAGCCTGCGGAACGTACTTTTCATAGAGCTTCTGAACGGTATCCTGCAGTTCCGTCTGCAGATCCGCGTCCTTTTTGTCCATGTGATAGGTCAGGGCGTCTAGCTTTTCCGTATCAAAAGAAACGGTTAAATTTGTGTTTTTCATGTTGGTTTCCTCCATTTCATAATTTCATTTCCGGGGTATGCGACGGCTGATCCTCCGGTTCGTTCACCCATTTTTCATAGTCCTGAACGGAGCAGAAGCCAGCCAGCATGGAAGAGAACGCATCCAGTCGGCTGGCCTTCACACCGGCAAGCTCCATCTGCAAACCGTAATAGCCGGTATAAACACGCAGGACATCCGCGTTCAGAACATCGGCCCACGCTTCCTTTCCGGCTTCGGTCAGCGTAGATTCATCCAGCTCCACAATGGTGGACGGCTCGTTTTCAATCTCGTGGTGGATGAGATGGATGTCCTCCCATTTGGTGTGAAGCAGATCATGGAGCTTGGCAGCCGGGGCAATTTGCTCTGTTGCTTTTTCGGAACCTTTTTCCTGCTGCCCGTCGCACTTGG encodes:
- a CDS encoding DUF6103 family protein produces the protein MKNTNLTVSFDTEKLDALTYHMDKKDADLQTELQDTVQKLYEKYVPQATREYIDDKLSRESAEKQKPKHPVHPAASNSTVDSLA